The Penicillium oxalicum strain HP7-1 chromosome IV, whole genome shotgun sequence genome contains a region encoding:
- a CDS encoding Malonate--CoA ligase ACSF3, whose protein sequence is MPVPSLPLFVAARQIAIDDPENIAIIDVSKNQSFTFTQLLEDAAILRKRIIETLGTTSLGDLEEQRVAFLCPAGYDYVATSWAVWAAGGVCVPLCTSHPVKELLYTLHDSDPSLIIIHPTFEKIASKLREALSSPVPFMGLDPLTQNENASLPSFTPPFPLERRALIIYTSGTTSNPKGCVTTHENITFQASCLVKAWDYRSSDHLIHVLPLHHVHGIINGLTASLLSGTTVEMHLKFEPKAIWERWQNGGTSTMFMAVPTIYSRLNDYFDTHIRGTENEQAARAGARALRLVVSGSAALPTPIKAKFEDITGQVLLERYGMTEIGMAISCGLDLDKRIDGSVGWPLPGVQVRLTDKETGQIIDGVNEDGMIEVKGKNVFREYWRKPTATAAEFTEDGWFKTGDCALRDSSGAYYIQGRASVDIIKSGGYKVSALQVERAMLALNQIQEVAVVGLKDQEWGERVAAIVKFREGAEMDLPSIRAELKKELAAYKVPTVLKCVDTIARNAMGKVNKKALVQEYWPAQA, encoded by the exons ATGCCTGTCCCTTCATTGCCCCTATTCGTTGCGGCGCGGCAGATTGCCATAGATGATCCTGAGAATATCGCAATCATTGATGTCTCCAAGAATCAATCTTTCACATTCACCCAACTTCTCGAAGATGCCGCTATACTGAGGAAACGCATCATAGAGACCCTTGGGACGACGTCATTGGGAGACCTGGAGGAGCAGCGAGTGGCCTTTCTGTGTCCGGCCGGATATGACTACGTCGCCACGAGTTGGGCTGTCTGGGCGGCTGGCGGGGTGTGTGTGCCACTTT GTACATCCCATCCGGTCAAGGAGCTCTTGTATACTCTTCACGATTCAGATCCATctctgatcatcatccacccgaCCTTTGAGAAGATCGCATCAAAATTACGTGAGGCATTATCTTCTCCAGTTCCATTCATGGGACTCGACCCATTGACCCAGAATGAGAATGCCTCATTGCCGTCTTTCACGCCACCTTTCCCACTTGAACGGCGAGCCTTGATAATCTACACCAGTGGAACAACCTCGAATCCCAAAGGCTGCGTGACAACCCACGAGAACATCACCTTCCAGGCCAGTTGCCTCGTCAAGGCTTGGGATTATCGGTCTAGtgatcatctcatccatgtccTGCCGCTGCACCACGTGCATGGTATCATTAATGGACTCACAGCCAGTCTGCTCAGCGGGACGACAGTGGAGATGCACCTCAAATTCGAGCCAAAGGCCATCTGGGAGCGTTGGCAAAATGGCGGGACGTCGACTATGTTCATGGCTGTCCCCACAATCTATTCCCGACTTAACGATTACTTCGATACCCACATTCGAGGAACAGAGAACGAACAAGCCGCGCGTGCCGGCGCACGGGCTCTCAGATTGGTCGTCAGCGGATCGGCAGCCCTACCGACGCCAATAAAAGCCAAATTTGAGGACATCACCGGCCAGGTTCTCCTCGAGCGGTACGGAATGACGGAAATCGGGATGGCGATCAGCTGCGGCCTGGATCTTGATAAACGGATTGACGGTAGCGTAGGCTGGCCATTACCCGGAGTGCAGGTCCGACTGACGGACAAGGAGACCGGGCAAATCATCGATGGAGTCAATGAAGATGGCATGATTGAAGTCAAAGGGAAGAATGTTTTCCGAGAATACTGGAGGAAACCGACAGCGACCGCCGCCGAATTCACAGAGGACGGATGGTTCAAGACCGGCGATTGTGCTTTGCGCGACTCGAGCGGCGCATACTATATTCAAGGCCGTGCCAGTGTAGATATTATCAAGTCCGGAGGCTACAAGGTTTCCGCCTTGCAGGTTGAGCGAGCGATGCTCGCATTGAATCAGATTCAAGAGGTGGCGGTTGTGGGGTTGAAAGATCAGGAATGGGGGGAGCGAGTGGCGGCGATCGTCAAGTTTCGTGAA GGCGCCGAAATGGACCTACCATCCATCCGCGCAGAGCTCAAGAAAGAGCTAGCGGCTTATAAAGTGCCCACGGTTCTGAAATGTGTGGACACGATTGCGCGCAACGCCATGGGCAAGGTCAACAAGAAAGCACTAGTGCAGGAATACTGGCCGGCTCAAGCTTGA
- a CDS encoding Exocyst complex component exo84, protein MEGRGLTLRSKNRRPRPQISAPQPISGPLPPNTRAPDAPQGSVPAGRERAPQSEATSDLVKRRYSTRFNAAPEFDAGAPPVPALPSQPTGGYGGLGGPTGDLNQPLPVDGVSVPLKVDMNALRDPSLPVDRYVANLLANASEEEIQKYQENLRKVKNRTSTDLQQNVYQNRTQFIKISKEAEKLKDEMRTLRTLMSELTTALGQTSVGNTPNPMSPADEVFPKRNANRSSVANLESMWSVQLQTLWKTVEGSQKFLPAVPGRHIVLETGHWAELDSATWKPKRPVHIVLLNDHLLVAAKKRKRVDQNQPNHRGPLPTKLVAEECWPLQDIDMIDLAANLGTGAAREEALDRGIGNAISIRVGSKPFTYRQDKRDTSTKNELLATFRKTVEDLRRTLRSETEAASKPHDAYGYLAGRHLSHLKKLEPNELTDGPRDKPDLRIDVDGKQQNLRWVEGQVDELDIDIALQNFEAAVSSIERLRKLAKGLKGNAIAQEVINVKIDGRATRLAGTLSRSLVDTHSFPGATKTKITWLSRLGFEDPARETYLKARTDVISQRIRACVFEGDLPLYIFQISFVYFTLIKNTIGIYQQCFPSVMTSSCIRWAKSHLDGFNALLSRQLSSVQRGTSVWDKCLDIVHEHAALLTEVGVDFTDLVAQGLDEHNDDGSRTVQPGQLASSQAPTS, encoded by the exons ATGGAAGGCCGTGGCTTGACTCTTCGGAGTAAGAACCGCCGGCCAAGGCCTCAGATCAGTGCGCCGCAGCCCATCTCCGGCCCCTTGCCCCCGAACACACGAGCGCCCGATGCTCCCCAGGGATCGGTGCCCGCAGGTCGTGAGCGTGCTCCTCAGAGCGAAGCCACGTCGGATCTGGTGAAGCGTCGCTACTCAACTCGGTTCAATGCTGCTCCAGAATTCGACGCGGGTGCCCCCCCGGTCCCAGCTCTCCCATCGCAACCGACCGGTGGCTATGGTGGGCTGGGAGGCCCAACGGGAGATTTAAATCAGCCGCTTCCGGTCGATGGTGTGTCTGTACCTCTCAAGGTGGATATGAACGCACTTCGAGATCCCAGTCTCCCGGTCGACCGAT ACGTGGCCAATCTCCTCGCAAATGCGTCCGAAGAGGAAATCCAGAAGTATCAAGAAAACCTTCGCAAGGTCAAAAACAGGACCTCTACCGATTTGCAACAGAATGTCTACCAAAACCGCACCCAATTCATTAAGATCAGTaaagaggccgagaagctcaaggacGAAATGCGGACGCTACGCACCCTGATGTCCGAGCTGACCACGGCCTTGGGACAGACCTCAGTGGGTAACACACCCAACCCGATGTCTCCAGCAGATGAAGTGTTCCCCAAGCGTAACGCAAACCGCAGCTCCGTTGCCAACTTGGAAAGCATGTGGAGCGTCCAGTTGCAAACTCTATGGAAAACGGTAGAGGGATCGCAGAAATTCTTGCCGGCAGTCCCCGGGCGGCACATTGTATTGGAAACGGGCCACTGGGCCGAGCTGGACTCGGCGACGTGGAAGCCGAAACGGCCGGTTCACATTGTGCTATTAAATGACCATCTACTTGTGGCGGCAAAGAAGCGGAAACGCGTCGACCAGAACCAACCGAATCATCGAGGCCCGCTACCGACGAAGCTGGTGGCGGAGGAGTGTTGGCCGCTCCAGGACATTGATATGATCGATTTGGCTGCCAATCTCGGGACGGGGGCGGCTCGAGAGGAAGCGTTGGATCGGGGGATCGGCAATGCGATCAGTATACGGGTGGGTTCCAAGCCATTCACATACCGGCAAGACAAGCGGGACACATCGACGAAAAACGAATTGCTCGCCACTTTTCGTAAGACGGTTGAAGATTTGCGCCGAACCTTGCGGAGTGAGACGGAGGCCGCGAGTAAGCCTCATGATGCTTACGGTTATCTGGCCGGGCGCCATCTATCACACTTAAAGAAACTGGAGCCCAATGAATTGACGGATGGCCCGCGTGACAAGCCCGACTTACGGATCGATGTCGACGGCAAACAGCAGAATCTACGCTGGGTAGAAGGACAGGTGGATGAGCTGGACATTGACATTGCTCTGCAAAACTTCGAGGCGGCAGTGTCGAGCATTGAGCGGCTGCGGAAGCTTGCCAAGGGCTTGAAGGGCAACGCAATCGCTCAAGAAGTGATCAATGTCAAAATTGATGGACGAGCGACGCGTCTGGCGGGCACTCTCTCTCGATCCTTGGTCGACACGCATTCTTTCCCAGGTGCCACAAAGACCAAAATCACTTGGCTCAGCCGCCTCGGCTTTGAAGATCCAGCGCGTGAGACATATTTGAAGGCCCGGACTGATGTGATCTCTCAACGAATCCG GGCTTGCGTCTTCGAGGGCGACCTTCCTCTTTATATCTTCCAAATATCATTTGTGTATTTCACGTTGATCAAGAATACCATCGGTATCTATCAACAGTGCTTCCCTAGTGTGATGACAAGCTCTTGCATCCGCTGGGCTAAGTCACACTTGGATGGATTTAATGCGTTGCTGAGCCGTCAGCTCAGTAGTGTGCAGCGAGGTACCTCGGTCTGGGACAAATGTCTCGATATTGTGCATGAACACGCGGCTCTTTTGACCGAAGTAGGCGTTGATTTCACCGATCTGGTCGCCCAGGGCCTGGATGAGCACAATGATGATGGTTCTCGGACCGTTCAGCCGGGTCAATTGGCCTCATCCCAGGCACCTACGAGTTGA
- a CDS encoding Mitochondrial import receptor subunit tom20 produces the protein MRTSVLVAASAGTIITGLLAYAVYFDHKRQTDPEFRKSLKRNNRKLAKAVKEEQEAHGAARRDAIKQAVQRAKEEGFPADLEEKESYFMNQVAKGEGLCAEGSDNVEAALAFYKALKVYPQPKDLISIYDKTVPKECLEILAEMVAMDTSLNLGGSFTGGEGSVSSADNHGVE, from the exons ATGCGCACATCAGTTCTGGTTGCGGCCTCGGCCGGCACAATCATCACCGGCCTGCTCG CCTATGCCGTGTACTTTGATCACAAGCGACAGACCGACCCCGAGTTCCGCAAGTCCTTGAAGCGCAACAACCGCAAGCTTGCCAAGGCTGTCAAGGAAGAGCAAGAGGCTCACGGTGCTGCTCGTCGTGATGCGATCAAGCAGGCTGTGCAACGCGCCAAGGAGGAGGGCTTCCCTGCCGacttggaggagaaggagtcCTACTTCATGAACCAGGTCGCGAAGGGTGAGGGTCTGTGTGCAGAGG GCTCCGACAACGTCGAGGCTGCCCTCGCCTTCTACAAGGCCCTCAAGGTGTACCCCCAGCCCAAGGACCTGATCTCTATTTACGATAAGACCGTTCCTAAGGAGTGCTTGGAGATTCTTGCTGAGATGGTTGCGATGGACACGAGCCTCAACCTCGGTGGTTCATTCACCGGTGGTGAGGGGTCCGTCAGCAGCGCTGACAACCACGGTGTCGAGTAA
- a CDS encoding 1,3-beta-glucanosyltransferase gel2: MVTSTSRLLTAICALAGSAAAVTPLKVQGKDFVNSKTGDRFQILGVDYQPGGSSGFSKDSDPLSDGDVCMRDAALMQRLGINTIRVYNLEPTLDHNKCASIFNAAGIYMILDVNSPLTNGYLDRTAPWTTYTNDYYHQVFGVIEAFKAFDNTLGFFAGNEVINEDATRLAPAYVRAVIRDMKDYIAKQSDRAIPVGYSAADVRDILMDTSNYFECEMKNSTSSRADFFGLNSYSWCGDASYKSSGFDVLTQDFSNATLPVFFSEYGCNEVKPRIFTEVQALYGEEMTQAFSGGLVYEWTQEENEYGLVKIDDDGSVTTLIDFDNLQKQFNKLDISRITTSNSTQTSVTPPTCDPSLISNSTFYNAWNLPEAPSKVSDYIKNGLPNKPVGALVSVTGGKIPQKVVNHNGKEISNVELKVLASDAVNTPSPSNDDSSSSSTSGTSTGTAIASSSSGASTKTNAASSLNGAPAVALGGVSGFFMLLASLL; encoded by the exons ATGGTTACC TCAACCTCTCGTCTGTTGACAGCCATTTGTGCCCTGGCTGGCTCCGCCGCCGCAGTCACCCCACTCAAGGTCCAGGGCAAGGACTTTGTGAACTCCAAGACTGGCGACCGTTTCCAGATTCTTGGTGTCGA TTACCAGCCCGGTGGCTCCTCGGGTTTCAGCAAGGATAGCGATCCCTTGAGCGATGGTGATGTTTGCATGCGCGATGCGGCCCTCATGCAGCGTCTTGGT ATTAACACCATCCGTGTGTATAACCTGGAGCCCACTCTTGACCACAACAAGTGCGCCTCCATCTTCAATGCGGCGGGTATCTATATGATCCTCGATGTGAACTCGCCCCTCACCAATGGCTACCTGGACCGCACCGCTCCCTGGACCACCTACACCAATGACTACTACCACCAGGTCTTTGGTGTGATCGAGGCCTTCAAGGCCTTCGACAACACTCTGGGCTTCTTTGCTGGAAACGAAGTCATCAACGAGGACGCCACTCGCTTGGCCCCTGCTTACGTGCGGGCCGTCATCCGTGACATGAAGGATTACATCGCCAAGCAGAGCGATCGTGCCATTCCCGTCGGCTACTCGGCAGCAGATGTCCGCGATATCCTGATGGACACATCCAACTACTTTGAATGCGAGATGAAGAACTCCACCAGCTCGCGCGCCGACTTCTTCGGGCTGAACTCCTACTCCTGGTGCGGTGATGCCTCGTACAAGTCCAGCGGGTTCGATGTTCTGACCCAGGACTTCTCCAACGCTACTCTGcctgtcttcttctccgagTATGGCTGCAACGAGGTGAAGCCTCGTATCTTTACCGAGGTGCAGGCTCTGTATGGCGAGGAAATGACCCAGGCATTCTCCGGCGGTCTGGTTTACGAGTGGACCCAGGAAGAGAACGAGTACGGCCTGGTCAAGATTGACGATGACGGTAGCGTCACCACCCTGATCGACTTCGACAACCTGCAGAAGCAGTTCAACAAGCTCGACATCAGCCGCATCACGACCAGCAATAGCACCCAGACAAGCGTCACCCCGCCCACTTGCGACCCGTCGCTGATCAGCAACTCCACCTTCTACAACGCCTGGAATCTGCCCGAGGCTCCCTCCAAGGTGTCGGACTACATCAAAAACGGTCTGCCCAACAAGCCAGTGGGCGCTCTGGTTTCGGTCACCGGTGGCAAAATCCCCCAGAAGGTGGTGAATCACAACGGCAAGGAGATCAGCAACGTTGAGCTCAAGGTCCTCGCCAGCGACGCGGTCAAtactccctccccttccaacGACgattcctcctcatcttctacCTCCGGTACCTCCACCGGCACCGCAATCGCTTCGTCGTCCTCGGGTGCATCAACCAAGACCAATGCCGCATCTTCCTTGAACGGTGCCCCGGCGGTCGCCCTCGGTGGTGTGAGCGGTTTCTTCATGCTGCTTGCCTCCCTTTTGTAA